Genomic DNA from Dehalogenimonas lykanthroporepellens BL-DC-9:
CTGGCTGAGCTGGAGCCCACCGCTGCCAACATGTTCCTGCTGGTAACCGGCCTGCCGGCCGTCATCCTGCTGGTTGTGACCTGGCAGTTGGTCGTCCGCCACAAAGCCTAAATCCCGGACAACTGAATATCGAAAAACAGGGGGAGCCTTCAACAGGCTCCCCCTTCTTTTATTTTGAAACGGAGTGTTTTATCCCGGACGAATCTATTTAGAGGCGGCCAGTTCAGCCACCAGCAGGTCAATGGCAGTTATTTCATCCAGTTTGCCGGTTTTAACCGCGATATCGGTTTCAACCAGGTTACGGTAGATTTCCCGAAAACGGGGCAGTGTCTGCCGGGTGGCCTGTTGTACCGTTTTATTCCAGACGAAATCATGAGTCAGACCCAGGAGACGTCGGATGTCCGTATCCTTTTCCTTCCGGGCTTTCAGATCCTTGACCTGAATCACCAGTCGGAGCTGACGGGCGATCATCGCCAGTATATATCCAGCCGAAACCCCGCCAGATTTAAGGCTCTCCAGGGCGGCCATGGCGTCCTTCGGTCGCTGTTCGAAAACAGCGTCCACCAGGTTGAAGATACTGGCCTCCTGTGAGTTTCCGGTCAGTAGTCTGACATCATCTTCGGTTATCGGTCGGTTGCCGGCATACAGCGTCAGTTTCTCTACTTCGGCCGCGGCCGTCCACAGGTCAGCGCCGACATATTGCGCCAGCAGATTGATGGCCGGCGGCGTGATGTGCCCGCCGCATTCCGTGACACGCCGTCC
This window encodes:
- a CDS encoding DNA polymerase III, delta subunit (KEGG: dev:DhcVS_47 DNA polymerase III, delta subunit~TIGRFAM: DNA polymerase III, delta subunit~PFAM: DNA polymerase III delta) — protein: MRYILAGPDDFSLKARLAEIKAGLGDPQMLETATSVLDGDRLNPNDLRLALNTVPFLAPARLVIVSGLLARFKPSGESGSKATKSKKKPVDTESSLLKDLAAAIMGSPPSTVLVLVENGAVKTNPLFKEIQSGVKLEEFPQPSKPALKEWLGRRVTECGGHITPPAINLLAQYVGADLWTAAAEVEKLTLYAGNRPITEDDVRLLTGNSQEASIFNLVDAVFEQRPKDAMAALESLKSGGVSAGYILAMIARQLRLVIQVKDLKARKEKDTDIRRLLGLTHDFVWNKTVQQATRQTLPRFREIYRNLVETDIAVKTGKLDEITAIDLLVAELAASK